Proteins co-encoded in one Diaminobutyricimonas sp. LJ205 genomic window:
- a CDS encoding SDR family oxidoreductase, with protein MANLAPQYKVSCIREGTMDLRVVLITGSGSGMGLAVARRLAASDVHLVIADRREQLVSAALDELRPVVHSAQGFVADVTRSAAVEDLIDSVYSTYGRLDVLVNVVGGIVGDVTTEFWNIDDEAWDGTLRVNLSSAFYSMRAAGRRMREQGFGRIVNTSSVAWAGDAARAHYSAAKAGLVALTRSASDALAPFGVTVNAVAPGRTDTGFGGRTDVELPDSPPPTGRRNQPADVAEAVAYLVGPNSGQVSGQLIVVAGGRNPAL; from the coding sequence ATGGCAAACTTAGCACCCCAGTACAAGGTATCCTGTATACGGGAGGGCACTATGGATCTACGGGTAGTACTGATCACCGGCTCCGGGAGCGGAATGGGGTTAGCTGTCGCTCGCCGCCTGGCGGCAAGCGATGTGCATCTCGTCATCGCTGACCGACGCGAACAGCTCGTCAGTGCCGCCCTCGATGAGCTTCGACCAGTCGTTCATAGTGCCCAAGGGTTTGTGGCGGATGTCACTCGGAGCGCCGCGGTGGAGGACCTTATCGACAGCGTCTACTCAACGTATGGGCGGCTTGATGTTCTCGTGAACGTCGTGGGCGGCATCGTTGGCGACGTGACCACGGAGTTTTGGAACATCGATGATGAAGCCTGGGACGGCACGCTCCGAGTGAATCTTTCGTCTGCCTTCTACTCCATGCGCGCGGCTGGCCGACGGATGCGCGAGCAGGGTTTCGGCCGAATCGTGAACACTAGCTCAGTGGCTTGGGCGGGCGATGCGGCTCGTGCCCACTACTCCGCTGCGAAAGCCGGATTGGTGGCCCTGACCCGTTCGGCGTCTGACGCCCTTGCGCCTTTCGGCGTAACGGTGAACGCAGTTGCCCCCGGAAGGACTGACACCGGCTTCGGAGGGCGCACCGACGTGGAGTTGCCGGATAGTCCTCCTCCTACGGGCCGGCGTAACCAACCGGCTGATGTCGCCGAGGCGGTCGCTTACCTGGTCGGTCCGAATTCGGGTCAGGTGTCTGGACAGTTAATCGTCGTCGCAGGTGGAAGGAACCCAGCACTGTGA
- a CDS encoding GntR family transcriptional regulator has protein sequence MARSPIKRRPLNEQVADRIRGEILSGVIRPGSRLVQGEWAESLGVSRMPVRDAFLQLQSEGVLTSGGDGTAVVAATTQEEIHDMYQLASVASAIAARRACMRMSEQDLEELDAAQTGFIEAVRHEDTDTAFGSNNTFHRLVNIHSESPRLIALLRNISAGMPALGVREIPEWRGQAIHAHEELLDAFRLRDASRAAEVMEAHVLSAADVVIDHLSKSGLWDEVDV, from the coding sequence ATGGCGAGAAGCCCAATCAAGCGCCGACCGCTGAACGAGCAGGTCGCCGACCGGATACGCGGCGAAATTCTTTCTGGTGTGATCAGGCCTGGTTCGCGCCTGGTTCAAGGTGAGTGGGCTGAGTCCCTCGGAGTGAGTCGCATGCCTGTTCGTGATGCGTTTCTGCAGCTTCAGTCGGAGGGTGTCCTGACCTCGGGCGGTGACGGAACGGCTGTGGTCGCCGCCACGACACAGGAAGAGATCCACGACATGTACCAACTCGCTTCGGTGGCCAGCGCCATCGCGGCTCGAAGGGCGTGCATGCGTATGTCAGAGCAGGACCTGGAAGAGTTGGACGCCGCCCAGACCGGCTTTATCGAGGCCGTGCGCCACGAAGACACCGATACTGCGTTCGGCAGTAACAACACGTTTCACCGGTTAGTGAATATTCACAGCGAATCACCACGACTCATCGCGCTTCTGCGAAATATCTCCGCGGGTATGCCCGCCCTTGGAGTCCGCGAAATTCCCGAGTGGCGAGGGCAAGCCATTCACGCTCATGAGGAACTCTTGGACGCCTTCCGACTGCGCGACGCGTCGAGGGCGGCTGAGGTCATGGAGGCTCATGTGCTCAGTGCCGCTGACGTCGTTATCGATCATCTGAGTAAGAGCGGACTCTGGGACGAGGTCGACGTCTGA
- a CDS encoding CaiB/BaiF CoA-transferase family protein, whose product MLNGLKVLDFGSALAAPYAAMLLADLGAEVIKIEKPLRGDLIRYTDEYISGQSGYFLGMNRGKRSVTLDLRVPQGRDIALQMCREADVVVENFRPGMMDKWGLSYEDVKAVQPNIIYCSVSAFAEARGFEGRSGNDIVAQAYSGLMAMTGRAEEAPSKAGAPVIDVATACMATISILAGLVRRMTTGQGARIETSLIEAGHALMPNFTASVLNGSPQFRRLGSGHPQLVPYESYPTKDDQFVVVGAFHQESWRRFCRAIEREDLLEVPEFENNALRVRHRDQINAIVTAELRKHTLAYWVETFEREDVPVSPVLEIEESLEFFAARNPDAVADDVESYAGKIRMLKAPFRIDGSRPYSRLGVPGLGSSTDDVLAELGYSNEERNELRAQRII is encoded by the coding sequence ATGTTGAACGGACTAAAGGTGCTGGACTTCGGATCAGCTCTAGCTGCACCCTACGCGGCCATGCTGCTCGCCGATCTGGGTGCCGAGGTGATCAAGATCGAGAAACCGTTGCGCGGCGATCTGATCCGCTACACCGACGAATACATCTCTGGCCAGAGTGGGTACTTTCTTGGCATGAACCGCGGGAAACGAAGCGTCACCCTCGACCTTCGTGTGCCTCAGGGTCGCGATATTGCACTTCAGATGTGTCGCGAGGCAGACGTCGTCGTCGAGAATTTCCGCCCCGGCATGATGGATAAGTGGGGACTCTCGTATGAGGATGTGAAAGCGGTCCAGCCCAACATCATCTATTGTTCAGTCTCCGCATTCGCGGAAGCGCGCGGATTCGAGGGGCGCAGCGGGAACGATATCGTCGCTCAGGCCTACTCTGGCCTGATGGCGATGACTGGAAGGGCTGAGGAGGCGCCCTCGAAAGCCGGGGCCCCCGTGATCGATGTCGCAACGGCATGCATGGCGACCATCAGCATTCTGGCGGGCCTAGTTCGCCGGATGACAACGGGTCAAGGTGCGCGGATTGAAACCTCTTTGATCGAGGCGGGACACGCCCTGATGCCGAACTTCACGGCGAGCGTTCTGAACGGTTCCCCCCAGTTCCGGCGCTTGGGGAGCGGTCACCCTCAGCTGGTTCCCTATGAGTCCTATCCGACCAAGGATGACCAGTTCGTGGTCGTAGGAGCCTTCCATCAGGAGTCGTGGCGGCGATTCTGTCGCGCGATCGAGCGAGAGGATCTCTTGGAAGTCCCTGAATTCGAGAACAACGCCCTGCGTGTACGGCATCGCGATCAAATCAATGCCATTGTGACTGCGGAACTGCGCAAGCACACCCTTGCCTACTGGGTCGAGACATTTGAACGGGAAGACGTTCCTGTGTCACCTGTCCTAGAGATCGAGGAATCGTTGGAGTTCTTCGCGGCCCGCAATCCAGACGCCGTCGCCGACGACGTCGAATCGTACGCGGGAAAAATTCGCATGCTCAAAGCTCCCTTCCGGATTGATGGTTCGCGTCCATATAGTCGTCTTGGCGTCCCGGGTCTGGGATCGAGTACGGATGACGTGCTCGCGGAACTCGGCTATTCCAACGAGGAACGGAACGAGTTGCGGGCTCAACGGATCATCTAG
- a CDS encoding GntR family transcriptional regulator codes for MPTNPVSRLPLNDQVTSHIREQVLSGELLPGTRMVQAEWADKLGTSRMPVRDAFLRLQSEGILTAADKGAAMVALLSEQDIRDAYELNAFAASIAAQRAALNMTRTSADALESIHAKFACAVENGDVARALDTNHGFHRLVNLQSNSPRLVSVLKLLSASLPHVGTRTLPSWRARSVESHALILEALLEGSRGAERARGLMQSHIMEAADVVVAHLRKRGFWSD; via the coding sequence ATGCCTACCAACCCGGTTTCACGGCTACCCTTGAATGATCAGGTAACGTCTCACATCCGCGAACAGGTACTCTCAGGGGAACTGTTGCCTGGGACCCGCATGGTTCAGGCGGAGTGGGCAGACAAGCTTGGTACGAGCCGGATGCCGGTGCGCGACGCCTTCCTTCGGCTGCAATCCGAGGGAATACTGACGGCCGCCGACAAGGGCGCCGCGATGGTGGCTCTACTCTCCGAGCAAGATATTCGTGATGCTTACGAGCTCAACGCTTTCGCGGCGTCCATCGCTGCGCAGCGAGCTGCGCTGAATATGACGCGGACGTCGGCGGACGCTCTGGAATCGATCCACGCGAAGTTCGCGTGCGCGGTCGAGAATGGAGATGTCGCCCGGGCTCTCGACACAAACCATGGCTTCCACCGGCTGGTCAACCTTCAAAGCAACTCCCCGCGCCTCGTCTCGGTGCTGAAACTGCTCTCCGCCAGTCTTCCGCACGTGGGGACCCGGACCCTGCCGAGTTGGCGCGCAAGATCGGTAGAGAGTCATGCCTTAATCCTCGAGGCGCTTCTGGAGGGCTCTCGCGGCGCCGAGCGAGCTAGGGGGCTCATGCAGTCGCACATTATGGAAGCCGCTGATGTAGTGGTGGCGCATCTGAGGAAACGGGGTTTTTGGAGCGACTGA